The Caretta caretta isolate rCarCar2 chromosome 15, rCarCar1.hap1, whole genome shotgun sequence genome window below encodes:
- the CCDC74B gene encoding LOW QUALITY PROTEIN: coiled-coil domain-containing protein 74B (The sequence of the model RefSeq protein was modified relative to this genomic sequence to represent the inferred CDS: inserted 1 base in 1 codon), whose translation MYNTSLPPLGNLPQWSRVGLDKSSHLQLGIQNNEGPQPLSQSQSVEVWXDSHKLVMDLERSLKFLQQQHAETLRKLHEEIEYLKRENKELHYKLIMNQSLQLKGDNLTPTLFDKLLSRQGSAVSRYSLTNRQLMDQPKKQKLNTEEQVINVVQGEPEPPCPKVEKPQEEVFSREDREVSDRITSPVLSLPSQIRSGHAQVPPASSNPFLVNVLPSHIRKPPTLEECEIVIHQLWNINHIQAQELMYLKSYLEDIHKNKRIPEDYLLASQIGNQEVSRLPKMLKDTSKKCLIITPLPAAERAVLPALKQTLGNSFAERQKRTQAIQRSRLRRTVL comes from the exons ATGTACAATACCAGTTTGCCTCCGCTGGGGAACCTACCACAGTGGTCAAGAGTAGGACTGGATAAATCAAGCCATCTTCAACTTGGCATCCAGAATAACGAGGggcctcagcctctctctcaGTCCCAGTCTGTTGAAGTCT AAGACTCACATAAACTAGTCATGGACTTGGAGAGAAGCCTCAAGTTCCTACAACAGCAGCATGCTGAGACCCTAAGGAAGCTTCATGAGGAAATTGAATATctcaaaagggaaaacaaag AGCTTCATTATAAACTCATAATGAATCAGTCGCTGCAGCTAAAAG GTGATAATTTAACTCCCACCTTGTTTGACAAGTTGCTTTCAAGGCAAGGTTCAGCAG ttTCTAGGTATTCACTGACAAACAGGCAGCTGATGGACCAGCCCAAAAAGcaaaaactgaatacagaagaACAGGTGATCAACGTGGTACAAGGGGAACCAGAGCCTCCCTGTCCAAAGGTGGAGAAGCCACAAGAGGAGGTTTTTTCTAG AGAGGACAGAGAAGTCTCTGATAGAATTACATCTCCAGTACTTTCACTGCCAAGCCAGATTAGATCTGGGCACGCTCAGGTACCACCAGCCTCCTCCAACCCTTTCCTGGTAAATGTTCTCCCCTCCCACATCCGAAAACCACCTACACTGGAAGAGTGTGAGATTGTCATTCACCAGCTATGGAACATCAACCACATTCAGGCACAAGAG CTGATGTATTTGAAATCGTATCTGGAGGACATCCACAAGAACAAAAGGATTCCTGAAGACTATCTGCTAGCCAGCCAGATTGG GAATCAAGAAGTTTCACGATTACCCAAAATGCTAAAAGATACATCTAAGAAATG TTTGATTATAACTCCACTGCCAGCTGCTGAAAGGGCAGTTCTGCCAGCACTGAAGCAAACACTGGGAAACAGTTTTGCCGAGAGACAGAAGAGAACTCAAGCTATTCAAAGAAGCCGTCTTCGTCGGACTGTGCTTTAG